The following is a genomic window from Dehalogenimonas sp. 4OHTPN.
ATTACAGAACACGAAGAGGGAATTTGTGATAACCTGTGCAGTGATTTTTCCGACATTGGAGCCACACCCAACGATCGCCAGGGCATGCTGGAATGGCTGGAGCATGTTGGGTACATTCGTAAAATACCAAACAACAATGCTTGGGGGGCACTTGTTCCCTTATACCAGATAAATTGGCCGTATACTACGGACAGGCTTCAGGTCGATCCACCCGCTCAATTCAAGCCCATTTCCCTGAAACTATTATCGATGGAGGATATCAATATAAAGTGACAACAACTCAAATCACAAGTGCTCGCGAGATCACTTCCGGCACAAAAGAGTGGGCGGACTATAACGTCAATTGCGTAAAGGGTTGCCGACACGATTGCCGTTATTGCTACGCGAAGATAATGGCGAAACGATTCGGTAGGACTGATGAAGCAACTTGGAAAGTGATGGTAGTCAACGATTGTGTAGTTGAAGGGAAATACAGGAAATTTCCTGGTCGGGTGATGTTTCCGAGCACCCACGATATCATCGATGATCCAGAAATAAAAAATGCATGTTTCAAAGTAATCACCGAATTACTCAAGTCTGGGAATGACGTTCTTATCACCACTAAGCCGAGCCTGCCTGTAATCCAAGAAATCGTTACGAAATTCGCCGCATTTAGACCTCAACTACAATTCAGGTTCACTATAACATCAATTGAGAATGATCTCTTGTCCTTCTGGGAACCAGGTGCCCCAACATTTACAGAGAGGTTAACAGCATTAAAATGTGCTCATGACGCATCTTTTAGAACCAGCGTATCCGTCGAACCTTTTTTGGATCATGATCCTAGGGAATTAATTGATACTGTCCTTCCTTATGTTACCGAGTCCATCTGGGTGGGGCCAATGAACTACATAGCCCGGATGGGAGTTTCCGAATACGATGAACCACAGTACGCCAGGATTCGGCAGATAATTGTGCGGGAGAACCTCCAGCGTATTTATGATGATTTGAAGGATATTCCCCACATTAGATTCAAAGATAGTATGCGGAATAGACTTAGCATTTCCCAAGGCGTTTCTCCTGTTGCGGAACTCGCCCGGGTATAGCTAACCACGCTCGAAAACGTGCGAAGACGGTACGATCCACCTATTATAACGCATCAAACTCGATCTCAAACACTGGAGTTCTGTCTGTCGTACACCGTAGCCCACCACCGAAGCTAACGTACGGCATCCTCTTTCTTGCCGGTAGATGACCGATTTCCCAGGACATAGCACTGGTTGACATGCTGGCTGATAATCTCTATCCGACCCACATTCTCCAGAACCTGATCCGCCGATCTCTTCTGGATGATAGATTAAGGCGCCTTTCTGGTGGAAGCGCCAGCCGAATCAGCCGGTTTCTGCGAAAAGCCGACAGCCCCGGCGTTAGCTTTTCCGTCCCGGAAATGGCGGAGTTTGTCCCCGTGTTGCTGAAATACGGATTTATCTCGTTACACCCGATGCCCGGCCGCAGCCGCTGCTCCCTTCTGGCGGTCACCGGCGTCAATTTCGAACTCACCTACGACTGCAATTTGAACTGCGCTCACTGCCTGCAGCAAGGCATCCGCCGATTCACCAGAGGGCACCTATCCGCGCAGGCGGTCAAAGGTGCGGTATTTCAAGTTTACCTTGGCGGATTATGTACATCAGGCGTCAATTTCACCGGCGGCGAAGTACTGGGTCACCGGAACGATTTCTTCGAGATTGCCGAATATACCGGGTCGTTGGGGATACCTTATAGGTTGAACACCAACTGCTGGTGGTCCCGAAAATTCGGGCTTGAACTCTCGGGGCGGCGGTTTGAATCTCCGCTCGACCTGGCGCACTACCTCAAATCTATCGGATTAGGGCAATTCGCCTTCAGCTACGATGAACGCATGTTGAATGCCGATCTTTTCGACAATCTGGTTGCGGCAATAAAGCTGTGCGAAATCGCGCGGATTGGCTACCAGATCATCTTTACTGGCGTTGACCCCGCTAAAATCGGGGGCATCATCAACGAACTCCGCAAGGCTGCCGGCTCATTTTTATATTACCTGGTGCCGGTCAGCGCTGAAACGATTGACATCGGCGGGTGCACCAGGGACAACGGCGCCTACGCCTGGCAGTCCAACAAAGCCGATTGCCGGGATAAAGGCTTCTATCACCCGGCATTTTTACATATCAGCCCTGATGGCAAAGTCAGGACGTGCATGTACGCGGTTGGTTCGGCAAACGTCGGTGATATCGCCGAAAATGTCTTTGCCGACCTGATCAACGGTTTCCCCGGTAACGCGACCAGCCGCTGTTTCACGAGCCCAACCAGGAAGCAGGCGGCGTTTAATAACCTTGTTGTGCCTTATCTGGCTTCGTATCGGCCTTTTATCCATGAGTGTACCCGCAATGCCGTACTGGTCAGAACCATCCAGACTCACTTCGATTACCCTGATCTGAGCCTGGCGGAAATTCACTTCCGCATCGGGCGCGATTTGAATCTGGCGCATCGATAGGATGCTTCAACAAACAGACGACGCGGCTGAATTCTATGGCGTTGGGTATTTTCCCGAATTCTCTTACTGGTCAATATACCAGTGAAAAACCGTTCAAACGGCTGTTTCGTTGGCGCTGACAACGGGGGTAGATTGATGCTGCAGACGATTCTTCACGCGGTGATAGAAAAGGAGCTTTAAGATGACAACAAGCAACTGCGCTGAATGTTCCATGCGAAAGAAGGCCGAGGCAAATCCCAAATCCCTGATGAGCCGAATCTGGAGATGGCATACGACATGGTGTCCGGGGTGGAAAGCGTACCGGAAATCCCTGCGGGATCAGACCTGTCAGCCGACGCATCCGGGCGGCTGATTAATAAGCGACGCGCCATTAAACCGCTTTGGCGATGCCAAATCGGCAGACGCTAAAACGAACCATCCGCTGAGCCTGGCTCTTCAACGTTCGGTTTCGGTGTCAGCGATGGTGTTGTTGAAGGATTCCTTGAGCCTGGCGCCGAGCCGGGACATGGCGTCCCTCATCGCTTCATTGGCGACTTTTTCGGCCATCAGTTTAGCCTCCCGGCTGGCTTTTTCAAGTCGGGCGCGGGACTCTTCCTCGGCTTTACGCCGGGCTTCCTCAACAATACCGGCGGCTTCCCGGCGGGCGTCTTCGAAGATACGCTTCACCTCGGCCTTGGCGACTTCGGCTGCTTGTCTTTTGGCCCGCTCATGAGATTCGATTATGAGGTTCTCAGCCCTGTCCTGACTCTCGGCGATGATCCGGACGGCCTCCCTGTCAGCCTTCTCCCTGGCAATCTTAAGATATTCTTCCGCCGCGAAATCAGCGTTCTGCTTCGAGACAGAGGCGTAAGCCGCGATATCCCGGTCTATTTTCTCCCGGCGTTCGGCAACTATCGCCTCGATTTGCGCCTGGGCTTGCTCCCGCGCCTGGCTGAGAATACGCTCCTTCTCTTCCATCGCTTTGGCCACGATATCCACCGAGGCGACGGCGGCTTCCTGGCGGACGGATTCGGCCTGTTCCGCCAGGAAATGGAACATCATCTCCTGATATTCATGCCTGGCCCGGGCGATAATGGGCGCGGTCTCATCGCTGACTTTCTGTCGGATGCGCCCGCCTTCATCTTCAATGAACCGGCTCAGGTTCTGGCTCATCCGGTCAATCACCGAGGTAAGGTTCCCCGCGGAGTTTATCTCTTCTCTTAAATTTTCCATTTCTTTTACCTCGAGGTGCGTTCCAAAACATGTTCTGCGTTAGCCCAGAATATACCAGACAAACCCTCCGGATACCACAATTATTTAGATTCACGCGTGTCTACCGGTCTTAAATATTTTAGACCGGCGCCCGGTTCCGGTCTCAAAGCCAATGGTCCGGCTGGGCTTCTGCCTGTCAATGCGCTAAAATAATAAACTGTTTTACTGGACGTTCATCGAGGCAATCCCGGAAATAAATGATGGTTAAAGGAGAGTCAGTAATGTGCCCTTCGGAGTGTCAGGAAATCGTCCCGCTGGCAGATATTTACGGCAGCAACGTGTTCAACGACACGGTGATGCGCCGGACACTGCCGAAAGAAATCTATAAGTCTTTCAGGCAGACTATCGAGGAAGGCTTGCCCCTGGACGGCCAGGTGGCGGAGGTGGTTGCTTCGGTGATGAAAGACTGGGCAATCGGCAAGGGCGCCACCCACTTCACCCACTGGTTCCAGCCGCTGACCAGCATCACCGCCGAAAAGCATGACTCGTTCATTTCGCCCACCGCCGACGGCCGGGTCATCCTGGAGTTTTCCGGCAAAGAACTGGTTAAGGGTGAACCTGACGCTTCGTCCTTCCCTTCCGGAGGACTGCGCGCCACCTTCGAAGCCCGGGGCTACACCGCCTGGGACTACACCTCTCCAGCCTTCGTCAAGGACGGCACTCTGTACATTCCCACCGCTTTTGCGTCCTACACCGGGGAGGCGCTGGATAAAAAGACGCCGCTCTTGCGTTCCATGGACGCCCTCAACCGCCAGGCGCTGCGGGTGCTGCGGGCCCTGGGCAACACCACCACCAAACGGGTCACCACCACTGTCGGCCCGGAGCAGGAATACTTCCTAATCGATAAAAAGGTGTTCGACCAGCGCGAGGACCTGATCCTGACCGGCCGCACCCTGTTCGGCGCCAAGCCGCCGAAGGGACAGGAGCTCGAAGACCATTACTTCGGGCAGCTCAAGGACAGGATTTCGGCGTTCATGTCGGACCTGGACGTCGAACTGTGGAAACTGGGCGTCGCCGCCAAGACCAAGCACAATGAGGTAGCGCCGGCGCAGCACGAACTGGCGCCGATCTTTTCAACCACCAATATCGCCACCGATCACAACCAGTTGACCATGGAGACGATGAAAAAGGTGGCCCTGCGGCATGGGCTGGTTTGCCTGCTCCATGAGAAACCGTTTGCGGGCATTAACGGCAGCGGTAAACACAACAACTGGTCCATGTCCACCAACGACGGCCAGAACCTGCTCGATCCCGGCAAGGACCCGCATGAGAACCTGCAGTTCCTGGTCTTCCTCTCCGCCGTCATCCAGGCTGTCGACGACTACGCAGACCTGCTGCGGGTAGCGGCCGCCAGCCCGGGCAACGACCACCGGCTTGGCGCCAACGAAGCCCCACCGGCCATAATATCCATGTTCCTCGGCGCTCAATTGACCGATATCCTGGCCCAGATCGAGGCCGGAGGCGCCAGGCGGAGCAAAGCCGGCGGCATGATGCATCTGGGCGCGACGTCCTTGCCGGCCCTGGCCAAAGACACCACCGACCGCAACCGCACCTCGCCGTTCGCCTTCACCGGCAACAAGTTCGAGTTCCGTATGGTCGGTTCTATGCAGTCGATTGCCCAGGCAAACTTTGTCCTTAACACCATCGTCGCCGAGAGCCTGAGCCAGTTCGCCGACCGGCTGGAAAAGGCCGCCGACGCCACTAAGGAAAGCGCCCAGATCATCCTGGACGTCGTCCGCAAGCATAAGCGGATCATCTTCAACGGCAATAACTACGCGGCGGAGTGGGTGACCGAAGCCAAGAAGCGCGGCCTGCCCAATATCGCCAACACCGTGGACGCTATCGCCGCCATCAAGGCCGATAAAAACATCGCCCTGATGGAAAAGCACGGCGTTCTGTCGCGGGTGGAACTGGAGTCGCGCACCGAAATTCAATATGAAATCTACATCAAGACGATCAACATCGAAGGCCAGACGATGGTGGAGATGGCCAGGCGCCTGATATTACCCGCCGTTATTGCCTACCGGGCGGAATTGGCGGCTTCGATCAGCGCCGTAACCGCCATCGAAGGCAACGCCGAGGTCGAAAACGCCCTGTTTGTCCAGGTGAGCCAGACTCTCCGGTCGTTCAGCACTAACCTCTCCAAACTTGAAGAGGCGCTGAAGACGGCCGCCGGACTTCACGGCGACACCCTGGCTCAAGCCGAGGCGTACCGCGACCTGGTGTTCAAAGCTATGGGCGAACTGCGCAAGGACGCCGATTTCCTGGAGACGATGGTGGACGCGGACTTCTGGCCGATGCCCACTTACGCGAAGCTGCTGTTTAATCTCTAACATCTTCATGCCTGCCGGGCGGGTTGCTCCGCCCGGCAGGCATTTCTATTTACGCCGGTTAGATATGCGGCGTTCTTTCAGTGATATCACGGATATGGAACTCCGGATAGCTCTTTTCTGCTGACATGATTATCAAACAAATTTCACCCGCTGAGATTGGGCTGCTAACAGGGTTGAACCGGGTTTTTGCCGAGGCATTTGATGAGGCGGAAACCTATCTCGGGGCGATCCCGAGTGATGAGTACTTGAAGACGCTCTTGGCAAAAGAGTGCTTTATCGCAGTGGTGGCTTTCGATGACGGCCGGGTCATCGGCGGATTGACCGCCTACGAACTGACCAAATCTGAGCAGGAGCGGAGTGAAATCTATATTTATGACCTGGCTGTGTGTTCGGAGTACCGCAGGAAAGGCGTAGCTACCAACCTGATAAAAGAATTGAAATCCATAGCCAAAGACCGGGGAGCCTGGGTGATATTTGTTCAGGCTGACCGAGGCGATATCCCCGCGATCAAACTCTACGAATCGCTAGGGATCAAGGAATCCGTCTATCATTTTGATATCCCAGTTTGATGTGGTCTTATAACCTAATTAAGTAATTCCAGCAACTTCGTCGTGGTGTTCCAGTTCCGGATGGTCATGGATTTGTATGTCGGTGACGCCATGATGGCACTAAGCCGGCTTTTAGTTCGTTGAGAGCTCAGGCGCTGGGAGTAGATCACGCCATCACCCGGCCAGACTTTGTCGACTCCCTCTCGAGGATTGAACAGGGGCATAACCGAGGCCGAATCGATGCCCATTAAAAAGAGAACATCGCTGTGGTATTTTTCAGGCTGCTCACCGAAGCCTCCAGGTTTATTATCAACGATGGCCTGGAGTTGGGGTCGGGTCAGTACCAGGACTTTGACGAGGGCGTCATCGAGTTCGAATCGTTCGGGCAGCCCTTTTTCAAGCTGAACTTTTATTTCATCCGCAGACTTGTCGGATTCAAGAATCACATTACCGCTGGCAATGTAGGTAGAAACGTTAGAAAGCCCCATTTCTTTCAGGCTTGTTCTCAGGCCGGCCATAGGTACGATATTTTTACCGCCGACGTTGATGCCGCGGAGCAGGGCGACATACCTCATAGTGAAATCATACCACCAACCCCGGGTAAATGATGTTGGAAAAATGAAAATGGAGCTGAAGAGACGATATCGAGAACCGAGACCGTCTCCCTCTTCACGTTATCCGGTGGGAAGGGGATCGTGTACTCCACCGTTATTTTATCATCTTCGACCTTGATGTTTTCAACAAACGACCTGAGTATAGCCTTCCGTTCGATGATACCCCTGGTATCCAGAAACTCGCGCAATTGGGCCACGTAGGAGAGCACCTTTTGCGGGTCAAGGAGCTTTGCCCGCTGTAACGTATAATTCTCCTCCATGTCCAGCTTGGTCTGTTTCAATTCCTTGATTCGGTCCTGAAGTTCGGCAATGCGCTCTGCCATTCGGCCGGGATCGATCGCCCGTGTCTCAACGAACTCGTAGAGCCGGTCCAAGCGCTGCCGCCATTCCTCAATCTCCCGGTCGAGGGCTTCCATTTTCTCGGTGTGCTTCTGGCTGGCCTTTCCAAACTCGAGATTTGATTGCTTGATCAGTTCCAGAAGATTCTCGTCAGAAAGAACGAATTTTTTGACCTTGGAAACGATGAAGCTCTCCACTTTCTCTTTGGGCAAATGCTGGCTCTGGCAGGTTTCTTTGCCCTTGCTGTAGGTCGTGCCGCAGACGTAATAATGAAATTGGCCGGACTTGGCGCCGTATCCGATGTAGGCGGCGCCGCACTTCTGACATTTGATCATTCCACTCAGCAAGTAGGTGCTGCCCGTAACTCTGGGGTGGGTGACCTTCGGCGCCCTTGAGGCTAGAATCATCTGGACTTTTTCGAAGTGGGTTTTCTCGATAATCGCCGGCCACGCATCATCCTTGATGACAGGCGGCAGGTTGTTTTTGCCTTTGTGGAACTTGCCCCAGATGAGTCTGCCGACGTAGGCTTCGTTAGTGAGTATTTTGTGCAGACGCTGTTTGCCCCACTTGCCGCCGCAAGGAGCTGATAGTCCTTCGCTGTTGAGTGCTTTGGCGATTTCTTTGAGCCCTTTCCCGTTGGAGATGTCGCTGAATATCCTTTGCACGATTGGACCTTGCTCAGGATGGGGAACAAGGGTATTGCGCTCTTTATCGCCATCCCGGACCTTCATCCTGGAATACCCGTAGGGAGAACGGCTGCAGTTGTAGAAACCCCTCGACGCATTCTCGCGAAGACCTCGAGTAATATCCTGGGCAAGGTTTGAGGAATAGAATTCATCTATGACCTCGATGATACCTTCCATTAGCCGGCCTGTCGGGGTGTCCTCGATCGGTTCGTTAATCGACACTACCTGTACGCCCTGTTTCCTGAGCAAGGACTTGTAGATAATTGAGTCTTCACGGTTCCGGGCGAACCGCGAGAGTTTCCAGACGAGGATCATTTCGAAAGGATGTTGTTTGGCCCGGGCAAGGCTGATCATTTCGCGAAAAGCCGGGCGGGCGGTGCTGCGGCCGCTCTCGGCCTCATCGACGAATTCCTTTATGATCGGGTAACCATGCTTGGAGGCATATTCCCGAAGGGCTTTTAATTGTGCCGTTATGGACAGGTCAACGTCCTGGCGGTCCGAAGATACCCGGGCATACACCACCACTTTCTTAGTTTCGGTCAACATTGTCAGCGTCTCCTGAATTTAGAAACTCCCGAGATACCCTTCTATTTCAACAGGGCATATGCGGTCGAGCTGAGGCTCGAGTTTGTCCCGGTCGGTGCGAAGTATCGCCGTAAGCACCGCCTTCACCGGCTCATCCGAGATAACAAGCGGCCTTGCCAGAGCCAGCAGTTCGATGTCTTCATCATGGCCAAGCGCGATCCGTCCCAAGTGGGGCCTCCCGGTTTTCAATGCCAAGTCAACAATCGAATCGGCGGTGACGCTGCGGCCTTTTCTGGGAAAAAGGCCATTGGCCGAATAGACGTTGGCTTCGGGTTCCTCTTCGTTTGAACAACCCGTCCAGTATGAAACCGACCAGCCGCCGGGATCGTTCGCGGGCTCGTAGAGAGCCGTATAAAGAAATAGCCTCCCCTGGAGGACTTCGCCCATCCGAAGCAGCACCTGGGCGCAGCTCTTGGAGTAGAGGGAGGCCAGGTCGATGACATCAAGGCCGGTTTCATAAACCTTCTTCATGAAATCATCTTTGGGTAAAAGAACCGCAGTGGCGAAGGAATTCGCCGCCATGTGTCGGGCGCTTGTCCTGAGCGGCTCGTAGCTTGAGTCGGTTTCAGAGAAAAGCGTCTCCATCATCTCCCGGATCTCGTGAAGAATGGTGTTCTGAATACCTGAGACAGTGTCGTCTTTTCGGAAATAGATGTTCTTCCGGCTGCCGATGACCTCGTGGTAGCCCCGAAGATTGTGCGGCATCCGTTCGATTTCTTGCAGGTCGATGCCGCAGGCGAAGGCTACAGCTCTAAGCGTCCGCATGTTCAAGGGCAATTTTTTAAGATAGACGCTCCTGAATTCATCGGCCTTTTGCTCTTCGGAAAGAGCCCGCGGATTGCCGTACTTTCTGGCTAAGAGATAGCAGAAGCAGCGGAGATCGCTTGAGATTTTCATCCCTTACGCTCCGGGAAGCAGCTTCTTGCCGGTGGCCTTTTCGTACATCTCGACGATGAAACGCTTCACATCGGTAGTGAGCTCGCCAGACAGGCGGGTGCCCGACTTGTAACGAGGATCGTTCATGACATATCGAAAGGCCATCTCCACCTCCAATTCTTCACTGAGATCGCCTACCGCTTCTTCCAGATACCCGGCGGCCTTCATCAGATCGCGTATGGGCACGTCGTAGACGGGGGCGAGTTTCTTGAGTATCTCGGCGCTGGGCTTGTGTTTGTGCCCCTGCTCGATCTGGGCAAGGTAAGAGCCGGAGACGCCGGACCGGGCCTGGACATCCCGGAGCGATAGGTCCTTCTCTTTTCTGAGGCTTCTTAGGTACTGCCCGAATTCTGCCATAGTTCTACCCTCCTCCGGGAGTATAGCATACAGTGTACAGATTAGCAAACTATTTAGAACACAAATAGAAACAATATGGCGACAGTTCCCGCTTGACGACTTAATGACCGATGTTTATACTACACAGCATACAAAACGCTTGCTAGGGAGAATACAGTGGTCAAGGTGAGGCTCAAGCGACAGGAGTTCGACGTAGCCCTGGTCAAGCGAAACCTGTCTCAGCGCCGTCTTGCCATCAAACTCGGAATGTCTCGCGCGTATCTTTCCCAGATCGTCACCGGCAAG
Proteins encoded in this region:
- a CDS encoding glutamine synthetase III, whose translation is MCPSECQEIVPLADIYGSNVFNDTVMRRTLPKEIYKSFRQTIEEGLPLDGQVAEVVASVMKDWAIGKGATHFTHWFQPLTSITAEKHDSFISPTADGRVILEFSGKELVKGEPDASSFPSGGLRATFEARGYTAWDYTSPAFVKDGTLYIPTAFASYTGEALDKKTPLLRSMDALNRQALRVLRALGNTTTKRVTTTVGPEQEYFLIDKKVFDQREDLILTGRTLFGAKPPKGQELEDHYFGQLKDRISAFMSDLDVELWKLGVAAKTKHNEVAPAQHELAPIFSTTNIATDHNQLTMETMKKVALRHGLVCLLHEKPFAGINGSGKHNNWSMSTNDGQNLLDPGKDPHENLQFLVFLSAVIQAVDDYADLLRVAAASPGNDHRLGANEAPPAIISMFLGAQLTDILAQIEAGGARRSKAGGMMHLGATSLPALAKDTTDRNRTSPFAFTGNKFEFRMVGSMQSIAQANFVLNTIVAESLSQFADRLEKAADATKESAQIILDVVRKHKRIIFNGNNYAAEWVTEAKKRGLPNIANTVDAIAAIKADKNIALMEKHGVLSRVELESRTEIQYEIYIKTINIEGQTMVEMARRLILPAVIAYRAELAASISAVTAIEGNAEVENALFVQVSQTLRSFSTNLSKLEEALKTAAGLHGDTLAQAEAYRDLVFKAMGELRKDADFLETMVDADFWPMPTYAKLLFNL
- a CDS encoding helix-turn-helix transcriptional regulator encodes the protein MVKVRLKRQEFDVALVKRNLSQRRLAIKLGMSRAYLSQIVTGKRQPSAFMRERLLDFFKGYSFDDLFAIEENGQQTND
- a CDS encoding 4Fe-4S cluster-binding domain-containing protein, coding for MLADNLYPTHILQNLIRRSLLDDRLRRLSGGSASRISRFLRKADSPGVSFSVPEMAEFVPVLLKYGFISLHPMPGRSRCSLLAVTGVNFELTYDCNLNCAHCLQQGIRRFTRGHLSAQAVKGAVFQVYLGGLCTSGVNFTGGEVLGHRNDFFEIAEYTGSLGIPYRLNTNCWWSRKFGLELSGRRFESPLDLAHYLKSIGLGQFAFSYDERMLNADLFDNLVAAIKLCEIARIGYQIIFTGVDPAKIGGIINELRKAAGSFLYYLVPVSAETIDIGGCTRDNGAYAWQSNKADCRDKGFYHPAFLHISPDGKVRTCMYAVGSANVGDIAENVFADLINGFPGNATSRCFTSPTRKQAAFNNLVVPYLASYRPFIHECTRNAVLVRTIQTHFDYPDLSLAEIHFRIGRDLNLAHR
- a CDS encoding recombinase family protein, whose protein sequence is MLTETKKVVVYARVSSDRQDVDLSITAQLKALREYASKHGYPIIKEFVDEAESGRSTARPAFREMISLARAKQHPFEMILVWKLSRFARNREDSIIYKSLLRKQGVQVVSINEPIEDTPTGRLMEGIIEVIDEFYSSNLAQDITRGLRENASRGFYNCSRSPYGYSRMKVRDGDKERNTLVPHPEQGPIVQRIFSDISNGKGLKEIAKALNSEGLSAPCGGKWGKQRLHKILTNEAYVGRLIWGKFHKGKNNLPPVIKDDAWPAIIEKTHFEKVQMILASRAPKVTHPRVTGSTYLLSGMIKCQKCGAAYIGYGAKSGQFHYYVCGTTYSKGKETCQSQHLPKEKVESFIVSKVKKFVLSDENLLELIKQSNLEFGKASQKHTEKMEALDREIEEWRQRLDRLYEFVETRAIDPGRMAERIAELQDRIKELKQTKLDMEENYTLQRAKLLDPQKVLSYVAQLREFLDTRGIIERKAILRSFVENIKVEDDKITVEYTIPFPPDNVKRETVSVLDIVSSAPFSFFQHHLPGVGGMISL
- a CDS encoding AAC(3)-I family aminoglycoside N-acetyltransferase gives rise to the protein MIIKQISPAEIGLLTGLNRVFAEAFDEAETYLGAIPSDEYLKTLLAKECFIAVVAFDDGRVIGGLTAYELTKSEQERSEIYIYDLAVCSEYRRKGVATNLIKELKSIAKDRGAWVIFVQADRGDIPAIKLYESLGIKESVYHFDIPV
- a CDS encoding DUF1697 domain-containing protein — translated: MRYVALLRGINVGGKNIVPMAGLRTSLKEMGLSNVSTYIASGNVILESDKSADEIKVQLEKGLPERFELDDALVKVLVLTRPQLQAIVDNKPGGFGEQPEKYHSDVLFLMGIDSASVMPLFNPREGVDKVWPGDGVIYSQRLSSQRTKSRLSAIMASPTYKSMTIRNWNTTTKLLELLN
- a CDS encoding helix-turn-helix transcriptional regulator: MAEFGQYLRSLRKEKDLSLRDVQARSGVSGSYLAQIEQGHKHKPSAEILKKLAPVYDVPIRDLMKAAGYLEEAVGDLSEELEVEMAFRYVMNDPRYKSGTRLSGELTTDVKRFIVEMYEKATGKKLLPGA
- a CDS encoding radical SAM protein; amino-acid sequence: MTTTQITSAREITSGTKEWADYNVNCVKGCRHDCRYCYAKIMAKRFGRTDEATWKVMVVNDCVVEGKYRKFPGRVMFPSTHDIIDDPEIKNACFKVITELLKSGNDVLITTKPSLPVIQEIVTKFAAFRPQLQFRFTITSIENDLLSFWEPGAPTFTERLTALKCAHDASFRTSVSVEPFLDHDPRELIDTVLPYVTESIWVGPMNYIARMGVSEYDEPQYARIRQIIVRENLQRIYDDLKDIPHIRFKDSMRNRLSISQGVSPVAELARV